Proteins from a single region of Oreochromis niloticus isolate F11D_XX linkage group LG7, O_niloticus_UMD_NMBU, whole genome shotgun sequence:
- the adra1ab gene encoding alpha-1A adrenergic receptor: MFPAENMSVYSAAGLCPNCSSSAHPEVDVAKAVILGMVLVVFVVFGVLGNILVILSVLFHHHWRSVTHYFIANLAAADLLLSSAVLPFSATSEALGRWVFGRSFCSVWAALDVLCCTASILSLCVISIDRYLAVSYPLRYPAIATGRRGLTAVAALWGLSAAISVGPLFGWKEPDPEDETVCRITEEPGYALFSALGSFYIPLVIILAMYCRVYTVAKRETKTLRKGRKGKGVEMEGVMLRIHRGNAAQTGKQEGDEGTAMHKRSSFSLPRLLKFSREEKAAKTLGIVVGCFIMCWLPFFLVLPIGSIFPSSRSSRKPSTACFVASA, from the exons ATGTTTCCAGCAGAGAACATGAGTGTTTATTCTGCAGCAGGTCTTTGTCCAAACTGCAGCTCCTCCGCCCACCCAGAGGTGGATGTAGCCAAGGCAGTCATCCTGGGGATGGTGCTGGTGGTCTTTGTAGTGTTTGGGGTCCTCGGAAACATCTTGGTCATCCTGTCTGTGCTGTTCCACCACCACTGGCGCTCTGTGACACATTACTTCATTGCCAACCTGGCAGCAGCAGACCTGCTGCTCAGCTCTGCTGTCCTGCCCTTCTCCGCCACCTCAGAGGCTCTAGGCAGGTGGGTGTTTGGCCGGTCCTTCTGCAGCGTGTGGGCTGCCCTGGATGTCCTCTGCTGCACCGCCTCTATCCTCAGCCTGTGCGTGATTTCTATTGACCGCTACCTGGCTGTCAGCTACCCCTTGCGTTACCCCGCTATAGCTACCGGACGGCGAGGCCTGACCGCGGTGGCTGCTCTCTGGGGACTCTCAGCAGCTATATCTGTTGGCCCTCTGTTCGGCTGGAAAGAGCCCGACCCAGAGGACGAGACAGTGTGCCGAATTACAGAGGAGCCTGGCTACGCCTTGTTCTCAGCCTTAGGATCTTTCTATATACCACTGGTCATCATCCTGGCCATGTACTGTCGTGTATATACTGTGGCGAAGAGAGAGACCAAAACCCTGAGGAAAGGGAGGAAGGGAAAAGGGGTAGAGATGGAGGGGGTGATGCTGAGGATACACAGAGGGAACGCTGCTCAGACGGGGAAGCAGGAGGGTGACGAGGGGACCGCAATGCATAAACGCTCCTCCTTTTCCCTGCCAAGGCTGCTGAAGTTctcaagagaagaaaaagcagcCAAGACTCTTGGCATTGTCGTTGGATGCTTCATTATGTGCTGGCTGCCTTTTTTCCTGGTTTTGCCCATCG GATCCATCTTCCCATCCT CCAGGAGTTCAAGAAAGCCTTCCACAGCGTGCTTCGTGGCCAGTGCCTGA